A genomic segment from Bacillus cereus G9842 encodes:
- a CDS encoding helix-turn-helix transcriptional regulator, with protein MHEKTMKEIKMVANHISSIRSFQESFLHLIRKVIDFDAACFTTIDPISFLSTGAFTDESVEKIHPQLFMNEFLEDDFNKFKCLTEHSPHVASLSMATNGEQKKSSRYRNILKPASFGDELRGVCMSKGKCYGHLSLFRGSISPAFHIDDCKYLATIVPIAGEALKKTVSIPFSEEKVIGTGTIIVSEDFSVLYWNQGGSEWLSNLRKHEQLNIKEIPRPIRAVCSKVKANEYNVGCMNREENVCLPLAYGHFLIIRASKLERTSSFQGGYIVLFERARPEEIFPLIMEAYSFTIREKQVIRKILTGMSTKELAQELCISIYTVQDHLKSIFEKTGVSSRNELVWEVFSKFCFDVNE; from the coding sequence ATGCATGAAAAAACAATGAAAGAAATTAAAATGGTAGCGAATCATATAAGTTCTATAAGATCATTTCAAGAGTCATTTCTCCACTTGATACGTAAAGTTATTGATTTTGACGCCGCTTGTTTTACAACTATAGACCCAATTTCTTTTTTATCTACTGGGGCATTTACCGATGAGAGTGTTGAAAAGATTCATCCACAATTGTTTATGAATGAATTTTTAGAAGATGATTTTAATAAATTTAAATGTTTAACAGAACACTCTCCTCATGTTGCTTCTCTAAGTATGGCGACAAATGGTGAACAAAAGAAAAGCTCTAGATACCGAAATATTTTAAAACCAGCAAGTTTTGGAGATGAATTAAGGGGCGTTTGTATGAGTAAGGGGAAATGTTATGGCCATCTTAGTTTATTTCGAGGAAGTATAAGTCCCGCTTTTCATATCGATGATTGTAAGTACTTAGCAACGATAGTCCCAATCGCTGGAGAGGCTTTAAAGAAGACAGTTTCTATACCTTTTTCAGAAGAGAAGGTGATAGGCACAGGTACGATTATAGTAAGTGAGGATTTTAGTGTATTATATTGGAATCAAGGTGGCAGCGAGTGGCTTTCAAATCTTAGAAAGCATGAACAGTTAAATATAAAAGAAATACCAAGGCCAATACGTGCGGTTTGTTCGAAAGTAAAGGCTAACGAGTATAATGTAGGGTGTATGAATAGAGAAGAAAACGTTTGTCTACCTTTAGCCTATGGCCATTTTTTAATCATTCGGGCTAGTAAGTTAGAACGTACAAGTAGTTTTCAAGGTGGTTATATTGTTCTATTCGAAAGAGCAAGACCGGAAGAGATTTTTCCACTTATTATGGAAGCTTATAGTTTTACAATACGTGAGAAGCAAGTAATACGTAAAATTCTTACAGGTATGTCGACAAAGGAATTAGCCCAAGAACTTTGTATATCTATATACACGGTACAAGATCATTTAAAATCCATTTTTGAAAAGACTGGGGTAAGTAGCAGAAATGAACTTGTGTGGGAAGTATTTTCGAAGTTTTGCTTTGATGTCAATGAATGA
- a CDS encoding class I SAM-dependent methyltransferase → MNWNDTTVNSYEQRIPCKIPGYYHLYEMMNHFLFTTLPIKNMNPNLLVIGAGGGQEILSIGKQNNNLSFTGVDPSESMLQLAKKRIKNEGIQNHVHLVHGTIHTLLPNQLFDAATCMLVLHFIPTNKEKKELINDISNRLKPGAPFFLASINGVPHTSMFSTQLHAWRNHMMQNQIPLEDWDRFENSFETEIFPISEANLLTIMEECGFTQMTRFFTSFLIDGYVAFKQ, encoded by the coding sequence ATGAATTGGAATGATACTACCGTAAATTCATATGAACAAAGAATTCCATGTAAAATCCCAGGCTACTACCACCTATATGAAATGATGAACCATTTTTTATTTACTACACTCCCTATAAAAAACATGAATCCAAATTTACTAGTTATAGGTGCTGGTGGCGGACAAGAAATTCTCTCAATAGGCAAACAAAATAACAACTTATCTTTTACAGGGGTCGATCCATCTGAAAGCATGCTACAGTTAGCTAAAAAAAGAATTAAAAACGAAGGCATACAAAACCATGTTCATCTTGTACATGGAACTATCCATACATTATTACCAAATCAGTTATTTGACGCTGCCACCTGTATGCTTGTCCTGCACTTCATTCCAACTAATAAGGAGAAAAAAGAACTTATTAATGATATTAGTAATCGCCTAAAGCCTGGTGCGCCATTCTTTCTCGCTTCAATAAATGGTGTGCCCCATACAAGTATGTTTTCTACACAATTACATGCTTGGCGCAATCATATGATGCAAAATCAAATTCCATTAGAAGATTGGGACCGATTTGAAAATTCTTTTGAAACAGAAATATTTCCTATTTCCGAAGCTAATTTATTAACTATTATGGAGGAATGTGGCTTTACTCAAATGACTCGCTTTTTCACTAGTTTTTTAATTGATGGATACGTTGCCTTTAAACAATAA
- a CDS encoding alpha/beta hydrolase, which produces MNTTVEKQQIITSNTEQWKMYSKLKGKEYQIHISKPRQPAPDSGYPVIYVLDGNAFFQTFHEAVKIQSVRAEKTGVSPAVIVGVGYPIEGAFSGEERCYDFTPSVISKDAPLKPDGKPWPKTGGAHNFFTFIEEELKPQIEKNFEIDKGKQTLFGHSLGGLFALHILFTNLNAFQNYFISSPSIWWNNKSVLEKEENLIHELNNAKFETGVFLTVGSLEREHMVVGANELSERLLQVNHDKLKFKFYEAEGENHASVVPTSLSKGLRFISYV; this is translated from the coding sequence GTGAATACTACAGTTGAAAAACAGCAGATTATAACATCTAATACAGAGCAGTGGAAAATGTATTCAAAATTAAAAGGTAAAGAATATCAAATTCATATTTCAAAGCCGAGGCAACCAGCACCGGATTCAGGATATCCTGTCATTTACGTATTAGATGGCAATGCCTTTTTTCAAACATTTCATGAAGCAGTTAAAATACAATCAGTAAGAGCGGAAAAAACCGGTGTTTCACCAGCTGTTATAGTAGGAGTGGGTTATCCAATTGAAGGCGCATTTTCAGGGGAAGAAAGATGCTATGATTTTACGCCTAGCGTAATTTCAAAAGATGCTCCTTTAAAACCAGATGGTAAACCGTGGCCTAAAACAGGAGGAGCACATAATTTCTTTACTTTTATTGAAGAAGAACTGAAACCACAAATTGAAAAGAATTTTGAGATTGATAAAGGTAAGCAAACGTTATTTGGGCATTCTTTAGGTGGACTATTTGCTCTCCATATACTATTTACAAACTTAAATGCTTTTCAAAATTATTTTATTAGTAGTCCATCTATATGGTGGAATAATAAATCTGTACTTGAAAAAGAAGAGAACCTTATACATGAATTAAACAATGCTAAGTTTGAAACAGGAGTGTTCCTTACAGTTGGGTCACTAGAACGAGAGCATATGGTTGTAGGTGCAAATGAATTATCAGAGCGCCTTCTCCAAGTAAACCACGATAAACTTAAATTTAAGTTTTATGAAGCTGAAGGAGAGAATCATGCATCTGTTGTGCCGACGTCTTTAAGTAAAGGATTGAGATTTATTAGTTACGTATAG
- a CDS encoding ABC transporter ATP-binding protein — translation MSILSAKNLETSYEKLTVFRDLNVEIQEGKVTTIIGPNGCGKSTLLKTMGRILKQKSGKVYLQGQDLHTIPTKEIAKQLALLPQTPIAPGELKVEELISYGRYPHRNNVNKLTTKDKEMIDWALDITKTSEFRTRQIANLSGGQRQKVWLAMALAQETEVLLLDEPTTYLDMSHQLDVLQIVEKLNKEHNCTVVMVLHDINHAARFSDEIIAMKEGEIVITGSPEEIITNEVLKEVFHIDARVMIDPYNGAPVCFGYDSVVSQEEKIEIYVTS, via the coding sequence GTGAGTATTTTAAGTGCAAAAAATTTAGAAACAAGTTATGAAAAGCTTACAGTGTTTCGCGATTTAAATGTGGAAATACAAGAAGGAAAAGTAACGACAATTATAGGTCCAAACGGTTGCGGTAAATCGACATTGTTAAAAACAATGGGAAGAATTTTAAAACAAAAAAGCGGAAAAGTATATTTGCAAGGGCAAGATTTACATACAATTCCAACGAAAGAAATTGCGAAGCAGTTAGCTTTACTCCCGCAAACGCCAATTGCACCAGGTGAACTTAAAGTGGAAGAATTAATTTCTTATGGACGCTATCCACATCGAAATAACGTAAATAAGTTAACGACAAAAGATAAAGAAATGATTGATTGGGCATTAGATATAACGAAAACTTCTGAATTTCGGACGAGACAAATTGCAAATTTATCGGGCGGTCAAAGACAAAAGGTATGGCTAGCGATGGCATTAGCACAAGAGACAGAAGTGTTGCTATTAGATGAGCCAACTACATACCTTGATATGTCTCATCAATTAGATGTATTACAAATTGTGGAGAAGTTAAATAAAGAACATAATTGTACGGTTGTTATGGTATTACATGATATTAATCATGCAGCAAGGTTTTCAGATGAAATTATTGCAATGAAGGAAGGAGAAATTGTTATAACTGGTAGCCCAGAAGAAATCATTACAAATGAAGTGTTAAAAGAAGTATTTCATATTGATGCGCGTGTCATGATTGATCCGTATAACGGGGCTCCTGTTTGTTTCGGTTATGATAGCGTTGTATCTCAAGAAGAAAAAATCGAAATATATGTAACAAGTTAA
- a CDS encoding FecCD family ABC transporter permease, whose amino-acid sequence MLKSSSQRFGMTMGIIVFLILCAIYISLTNGTFDITITDVFKTLFRIDPVPEHDLVIFEFRLPRIVIAGLVGLGLGVAGAVIQGITRNGLADPGILGVNAGAGTAIVIFMFFFQGQLKSTDWISIMMMPMFGLIGGLGAALIIYLFSWKNGKLDSQRLLLTGIAIGSGFGAFSMYLSLKMKSTDFEMAAVWVSGSIYSANWKYIVAMLPWLIILIPLIQKKAYLLDLFQLEETSITSLGVSVEREKSILLLSSIGLVSACVAVSGSIGFIGLMAPHIAKRLVGIQHKYIIPTCGVIGMFLVIASDFIAKTVFTPVELPVGIVISIVGVPYFLYLLYKAKA is encoded by the coding sequence ATGCTTAAAAGTTCAAGTCAACGTTTTGGAATGACGATGGGGATTATTGTATTTTTAATACTATGTGCCATTTACATTAGTTTAACGAATGGTACGTTTGATATTACGATTACAGATGTATTTAAAACACTTTTTAGAATTGATCCAGTACCAGAACATGATTTAGTTATTTTTGAGTTTCGCCTTCCGCGTATTGTAATTGCTGGATTAGTAGGATTAGGCCTTGGTGTTGCGGGTGCCGTTATTCAAGGGATTACAAGAAATGGATTGGCAGACCCAGGTATTTTAGGCGTAAACGCCGGAGCAGGAACAGCCATCGTTATTTTTATGTTTTTCTTTCAAGGGCAACTAAAGAGCACAGATTGGATTTCTATAATGATGATGCCTATGTTTGGTTTAATAGGTGGATTAGGTGCAGCGCTAATCATTTATTTGTTTTCTTGGAAAAACGGTAAGTTAGATTCGCAACGACTGTTATTAACAGGGATTGCAATCGGTTCAGGGTTTGGAGCATTCTCTATGTATTTATCACTCAAAATGAAGTCAACCGATTTCGAGATGGCTGCAGTGTGGGTGTCTGGAAGTATATATAGTGCAAACTGGAAGTATATTGTGGCTATGTTACCATGGCTTATTATCTTAATTCCGCTTATACAAAAGAAAGCTTATTTATTAGATTTATTTCAATTGGAAGAAACGAGTATTACAAGTTTAGGTGTTTCAGTAGAAAGAGAGAAATCGATTTTACTGTTAAGTAGTATCGGACTTGTGAGCGCATGTGTTGCTGTTTCAGGGAGTATCGGTTTTATTGGACTAATGGCACCGCATATAGCGAAAAGACTTGTCGGTATTCAACATAAGTATATAATTCCTACGTGCGGCGTAATAGGAATGTTTCTTGTAATTGCTTCAGACTTTATTGCGAAAACAGTTTTCACACCTGTAGAGCTACCAGTTGGAATCGTTATTTCTATTGTCGGTGTACCGTATTTCTTATATTTACTTTATAAGGCGAAAGCGTAA
- a CDS encoding FecCD family ABC transporter permease → MQKTNAVPVTILCIAPILILFTVILSILYGAKSIDAETVWNALFHFDSSDVNHNIIITSRLPRVVAALLVGAFLAISGALMQGMTRNYLASPSIMGVTDGAAFVITLCMIFLPGMSSIGMVLCSMIGSALGAGIVFGFGSLLQNGLSPVRLAIIGTVIGTFLSSVSAAMASYFQISQNVSFWFNAKLDQVDPNIIKITIPFGIIGIILALLISKSITILSLGEEVSINLGQRTKLVKAMAILSVIFLTGTAVALVGKVGFVGLIIPHITRFIIGVDYKWILPCAGVIGGVFLALCDVLSRFVNYPFETPIGVVTSLIGIPFFLYLIRTRGGERHA, encoded by the coding sequence ATGCAGAAAACAAATGCAGTACCAGTAACCATATTATGTATAGCACCCATACTCATCTTATTTACAGTTATACTTTCGATTTTGTATGGGGCGAAAAGTATTGATGCTGAAACAGTGTGGAACGCATTATTTCATTTTGATTCAAGCGATGTAAATCATAATATTATTATTACTTCACGTTTACCAAGGGTAGTTGCAGCTCTTTTAGTCGGAGCATTTCTAGCCATATCAGGAGCACTTATGCAGGGGATGACAAGAAACTATCTTGCATCCCCTTCTATTATGGGTGTGACGGATGGCGCTGCCTTTGTTATTACACTTTGTATGATCTTTCTTCCGGGAATGTCATCAATTGGTATGGTTTTATGTTCAATGATTGGTTCTGCACTAGGAGCCGGTATCGTGTTTGGTTTTGGTTCGCTCCTTCAAAATGGCTTATCACCAGTTAGGTTAGCGATTATAGGGACAGTTATTGGAACATTTTTAAGCAGTGTATCGGCTGCAATGGCTTCATATTTTCAAATTTCTCAAAATGTTAGTTTTTGGTTTAATGCAAAATTAGATCAAGTAGATCCTAATATCATTAAAATCACGATACCGTTTGGGATAATTGGAATAATTTTAGCGCTGTTAATATCAAAATCTATTACCATTCTTTCATTAGGCGAAGAGGTTTCTATTAATTTAGGGCAGCGTACAAAACTAGTTAAAGCGATGGCAATTTTATCAGTTATCTTTTTAACAGGAACAGCAGTTGCTTTAGTGGGGAAAGTTGGTTTTGTAGGTTTAATTATTCCGCACATTACTCGCTTTATAATTGGGGTAGATTATAAGTGGATTTTGCCATGTGCAGGCGTTATTGGTGGTGTTTTCTTAGCGTTATGTGATGTTTTAAGTAGATTTGTAAATTATCCATTTGAAACGCCAATTGGAGTCGTAACATCTTTAATTGGAATTCCTTTCTTCCTTTATTTAATTCGTACAAGAGGAGGAGAGAGACATGCTTAA
- a CDS encoding iron-hydroxamate ABC transporter substrate-binding protein, producing the protein MNKKLFTLGMVTVLSVGLAACNSADKTSGEQKQQTKATETKKDEKRKITYLGKEYTVPAKVDKIATASLESMEDAAVLGIKPVGAITVGGKLPKYLEKELEGAKSVGEKMQPNFETLLQLKPDVITSSTKFPAETAEKFTKVAPTFPVSHVSTNWEDNLKLMGELTGKKDKAEKIIKDYNSDAEKAKAKLGDKLKDKKVLVIRLRANELFLYPDGVYFNPVIYKDLGLTAPEQLKTVKAQEKISFEKLAELNPDYIFLQYEASENKNPKVLEEIESNPIWQSMNAAKEKKVFVNVVDPMAQGGTAWSKTAFLKEAVKNLSK; encoded by the coding sequence ATGAACAAGAAATTATTTACTTTAGGGATGGTTACAGTTTTAAGTGTAGGTTTAGCGGCATGTAATAGTGCGGATAAAACTTCAGGCGAGCAAAAACAACAGACAAAAGCTACGGAAACGAAAAAAGATGAAAAACGAAAAATTACATATTTAGGTAAAGAATATACAGTGCCAGCAAAAGTAGATAAAATTGCGACAGCTAGTTTAGAGTCAATGGAAGATGCGGCGGTACTTGGAATTAAACCAGTTGGTGCCATTACTGTAGGTGGTAAATTACCAAAATACCTTGAAAAAGAGTTAGAAGGTGCGAAATCTGTTGGTGAGAAAATGCAACCAAATTTCGAAACATTACTACAATTAAAACCAGATGTTATTACATCGAGTACGAAATTCCCAGCAGAAACAGCTGAAAAGTTTACGAAAGTAGCTCCTACATTCCCGGTATCACACGTTTCAACAAATTGGGAAGATAACTTAAAGTTAATGGGAGAATTAACTGGTAAAAAAGATAAAGCAGAAAAAATTATTAAAGACTACAATTCGGACGCTGAAAAAGCAAAAGCAAAACTAGGAGATAAGTTAAAAGATAAAAAAGTACTTGTCATTAGATTAAGAGCAAACGAATTATTCTTATATCCAGATGGAGTATACTTCAACCCTGTAATTTATAAAGATCTTGGACTAACTGCTCCAGAACAATTGAAAACTGTAAAAGCACAAGAGAAAATTTCATTTGAAAAACTTGCTGAACTTAACCCAGATTATATTTTCTTACAATATGAGGCAAGTGAAAATAAAAACCCGAAAGTGTTAGAAGAAATTGAAAGTAATCCAATTTGGCAAAGTATGAATGCTGCGAAGGAAAAGAAAGTATTTGTAAATGTTGTAGATCCAATGGCACAAGGTGGTACTGCTTGGAGTAAAACAGCATTCTTAAAAGAAGCAGTGAAAAATTTATCTAAATAA
- a CDS encoding exodeoxyribonuclease III — protein sequence MKLISWNVNGLRAVIAKGGFLEYLEESNADIFCLQEIKVQSGQIDLNLEGYYTYWNYAVKKGYSGTAIFTKKEPLSVTYGLEIEEHDQEGRLITLEFEDFYMITLYTPNSKRGLERLDYRMKWEDDFRSYIKRLDEKKPVIFCGDLNVAHKEIDLKNPKSNRKNPGFSDEEREKFTCILEEGFIDTYRYLYSDQEGAYSWWSYRMGARAKNIGWRLDYFVVSERMKDQITEAKINSEVMGSDHCPVELHINF from the coding sequence GTGAAGTTAATTTCATGGAATGTAAATGGTTTACGTGCAGTTATTGCAAAGGGTGGATTTTTAGAATATCTCGAAGAATCTAATGCAGATATATTTTGTCTGCAAGAGATTAAAGTGCAAAGTGGCCAAATTGATTTAAATCTAGAGGGATATTATACATACTGGAATTACGCTGTGAAAAAAGGGTATTCGGGAACGGCTATTTTTACAAAAAAAGAACCGCTTTCTGTTACATACGGCTTAGAAATTGAAGAGCATGATCAAGAAGGGCGACTTATTACATTAGAATTCGAAGATTTTTACATGATCACGTTATATACACCAAATTCAAAACGTGGATTAGAACGATTAGATTACAGAATGAAATGGGAAGATGATTTCAGATCCTATATCAAACGATTAGATGAGAAAAAACCAGTTATTTTTTGTGGAGACCTAAATGTTGCTCATAAAGAAATCGATTTGAAAAATCCAAAAAGTAATCGTAAAAACCCTGGATTCTCCGATGAGGAACGAGAGAAATTTACATGTATTTTAGAAGAAGGATTTATTGATACGTATCGTTACCTTTATTCTGATCAAGAAGGTGCATACTCGTGGTGGTCGTATCGTATGGGCGCGAGAGCGAAAAATATCGGATGGCGTTTAGATTATTTTGTTGTTTCGGAAAGAATGAAAGACCAAATAACAGAAGCGAAAATTAATAGTGAAGTAATGGGATCAGACCATTGTCCAGTTGAATTACATATAAATTTCTAA
- a CDS encoding bifunctional transcriptional activator/DNA repair enzyme AdaA — protein sequence MHNEGLTLTSEYWHAIIHNDSSYDSKFFYAVKSTGIFCRPSCKSRIPNRNNVRIFHHAEQALSENFRPCKRCKPNGITLPNEEWVEQIKDYIEKHYDESLTLDMLAEMCHGSPFHLQRTFKRIIGLTPIEYIQQFRVLKATEYLLHTNQSIKEISTAVGIENPEYFATLFKKKTGFTPTEYRKKNEMKEGYDNEFLQK from the coding sequence TTGCACAATGAAGGGTTAACATTAACGAGTGAGTATTGGCATGCAATTATTCATAATGATTCTTCCTATGATAGCAAATTCTTTTATGCTGTGAAATCAACTGGAATCTTTTGCAGGCCATCATGCAAATCAAGAATACCGAATAGAAACAATGTACGAATTTTTCATCATGCAGAACAAGCATTAAGTGAAAACTTTCGCCCGTGCAAACGTTGTAAGCCAAACGGGATCACTTTACCTAATGAAGAGTGGGTAGAACAAATTAAAGACTATATCGAAAAGCATTATGACGAATCCTTAACTCTCGACATGCTTGCGGAAATGTGTCATGGTAGCCCTTTTCATTTACAGCGTACTTTCAAAAGAATAATAGGGCTAACTCCTATAGAATATATACAACAATTCAGGGTTCTTAAAGCAACCGAATACCTTTTACACACAAATCAATCTATTAAAGAAATTAGTACTGCTGTCGGGATAGAAAACCCAGAGTATTTCGCAACTTTATTTAAAAAGAAAACCGGATTTACTCCTACTGAATATCGAAAAAAGAACGAAATGAAAGAGGGATACGATAATGAATTCCTACAAAAATAA
- a CDS encoding methylated-DNA--[protein]-cysteine S-methyltransferase, whose amino-acid sequence MNSYKNNYIYWTLLTHKNWRFHIAATENGLCFIGSQDENFEELNIWARKKLPQHILIHSPDYLQIYTKEIIEYLESKRETFTFPIDAYGTNFQSSVWNAVREIPYGKTYSYTEIAERIQKPKAVRAVASAIAANPLLITIPCHRVIGKNGKLTGFRGGLEMKKKLLTLEKLQVEFI is encoded by the coding sequence ATGAATTCCTACAAAAATAATTATATATATTGGACGCTACTTACACATAAAAATTGGCGATTTCATATTGCTGCAACTGAAAATGGACTATGTTTCATTGGATCACAAGACGAAAACTTTGAAGAATTAAATATATGGGCTAGAAAAAAACTGCCCCAACATATATTGATCCATAGTCCAGATTACTTGCAAATATATACGAAAGAAATTATCGAATATTTAGAAAGCAAGCGAGAAACTTTTACATTCCCTATCGATGCTTATGGAACTAATTTTCAATCATCTGTTTGGAATGCGGTACGTGAAATTCCTTATGGAAAGACCTATTCTTATACAGAAATTGCTGAAAGAATTCAAAAACCTAAAGCTGTGCGCGCCGTTGCTTCTGCTATTGCTGCTAACCCTCTTCTTATTACCATTCCTTGTCACCGCGTTATTGGGAAGAATGGGAAACTAACCGGATTTAGGGGTGGATTAGAAATGAAGAAAAAATTGCTTACATTAGAAAAGTTGCAGGTGGAATTCATATGA
- a CDS encoding DNA-3-methyladenine glycosylase 2: MTAEYNSALSIAVPKEFCFQENLRYLSRSNNECMFHIEDNKIYKVIPVQDINPLVEISVNTDGNIQILCLEESFTSEKSIREAVANYVEEWFDLTTDLAPFYTLAKHDLLLQGPIEQYYGLRTLGIPDLFEALSWGIIGQQINLTYAYTLKRRLVEQFGSYVEWDGRKHWIFPSPETIANLHVEDLQQLKMTTRKCECLIGIAKLITEGKLSKEDLLQTQDVKVAEKQLTAIHGIGPWTANYVLMRCLRFPSAFPIDDVGLHNAIKFITGSENKPTKNEIKDFAANWANWESYATFYLWRVLY; encoded by the coding sequence ATGACAGCAGAATATAATAGCGCATTATCTATAGCAGTTCCAAAAGAATTTTGTTTCCAAGAAAATTTACGTTATCTATCACGTTCTAACAATGAATGTATGTTCCATATTGAAGATAACAAAATTTATAAAGTTATCCCTGTTCAAGATATAAATCCTTTAGTTGAAATTAGTGTGAATACAGATGGCAATATTCAAATACTTTGTTTAGAAGAATCATTCACATCTGAAAAATCGATACGTGAAGCTGTAGCTAACTATGTAGAAGAATGGTTTGATTTAACTACTGATTTAGCCCCCTTTTATACATTAGCTAAACATGATTTACTCCTTCAAGGACCAATTGAACAATATTATGGCCTTCGTACTTTAGGTATTCCAGACTTATTTGAGGCACTTTCCTGGGGAATTATCGGTCAACAAATTAACCTAACATATGCTTATACGCTAAAAAGAAGATTAGTTGAGCAATTTGGAAGTTATGTAGAATGGGACGGTAGAAAGCATTGGATATTCCCATCACCTGAAACAATTGCAAATCTACATGTAGAAGATCTCCAACAATTAAAAATGACGACTAGAAAATGTGAATGTTTAATCGGTATTGCGAAGCTTATCACAGAGGGAAAACTATCAAAAGAGGATTTACTGCAAACACAAGATGTAAAGGTTGCTGAGAAACAATTAACCGCTATCCATGGTATAGGCCCATGGACTGCCAACTATGTTTTAATGCGTTGTTTAAGATTTCCTTCAGCTTTTCCAATTGATGATGTTGGTCTGCATAATGCAATTAAATTTATAACAGGTTCCGAAAATAAACCGACTAAAAATGAAATAAAAGATTTCGCGGCAAACTGGGCTAATTGGGAGTCTTATGCGACTTTTTATTTATGGCGAGTACTATATTAA
- the pepT gene encoding peptidase T gives MKQELIERFTRYVKIDTQSNEESHTVPTTPGQIEFGKLLVEELKEIGLTEVMMDDNGYVMATLPANTDKDVPVIGFLAHLDTATDFTGKNVKPQIHENFDGNAITLNEELNVVLTPEQFPELPSYKGHTIITTDGTTLLGADDKAGLTEIMVAMNHLIHNPQIKHGKIRVAFTPDEEIGRGPAHFDVEAFGASFAYTMDGGPLGGLEYESFNAAGAKLTFNGTNTHPGTAKNKMRNATKLAMEFNGHLPVEEAPEYTEGYEGFYHLLSLNGDVEQSKAYYIVRDFDRENFEARKNNVKNIVKNMQEKYGEDAVVLEMNDQYYNMLEKIEPVREIVDIAYEAMKSLDIEPNIHPIRGGTDGSQLSYMGLPTPNIFTGGENYHGKFEYVSVDNMEKAVQVIVEIARRFEEQA, from the coding sequence TTGAAACAAGAACTTATTGAAAGATTTACGAGATATGTAAAAATTGATACGCAATCAAATGAAGAAAGCCATACAGTACCAACAACACCAGGACAAATTGAGTTTGGTAAGTTATTAGTGGAAGAGCTAAAAGAAATTGGGTTAACAGAAGTAATGATGGATGATAATGGCTATGTAATGGCAACACTTCCAGCTAATACGGACAAGGATGTTCCTGTAATCGGATTTTTAGCTCATTTAGATACGGCAACAGACTTTACAGGGAAAAACGTCAAGCCACAAATTCATGAAAATTTTGATGGTAATGCAATTACGTTAAATGAAGAGCTAAATGTTGTGTTAACACCAGAGCAGTTCCCGGAATTACCATCATATAAAGGGCATACCATTATTACAACTGATGGTACAACACTTCTAGGAGCAGATGATAAAGCTGGTCTTACAGAAATTATGGTTGCAATGAACCATTTAATACATAATCCGCAAATTAAGCACGGGAAAATAAGAGTAGCATTTACACCGGATGAAGAAATTGGTCGTGGGCCAGCGCATTTTGATGTAGAAGCGTTTGGTGCATCATTCGCTTATACGATGGATGGAGGTCCATTAGGTGGTTTAGAGTATGAAAGTTTTAATGCTGCAGGTGCTAAGTTAACGTTTAACGGAACGAATACACATCCTGGAACAGCGAAAAATAAAATGCGCAATGCAACTAAACTGGCTATGGAGTTTAATGGGCATTTACCAGTAGAAGAGGCGCCAGAATATACAGAAGGCTATGAAGGATTCTATCATTTACTTTCTTTAAATGGTGATGTTGAGCAAAGTAAAGCGTATTATATTGTTCGAGACTTTGATCGTGAAAATTTTGAGGCACGTAAAAATAACGTTAAAAATATTGTGAAGAATATGCAAGAAAAGTATGGTGAAGATGCAGTCGTCTTAGAAATGAATGATCAATACTATAACATGCTTGAAAAAATTGAACCGGTAAGAGAAATTGTTGATATTGCATATGAAGCAATGAAAAGTTTAGACATTGAACCAAATATTCATCCGATTCGCGGAGGCACAGATGGATCACAATTATCATATATGGGATTACCGACGCCGAATATTTTCACTGGTGGTGAAAACTATCACGGTAAATTTGAGTATGTTTCGGTAGATAATATGGAAAAAGCCGTTCAAGTTATTGTAGAAATTGCAAGACGTTTTGAGGAGCAAGCTTAA